In Candidatus Defluviibacterium haderslevense, the following are encoded in one genomic region:
- a CDS encoding amino acid ABC transporter ATP-binding protein: MNAVLGKNGSGKSTLLQIIGGHIDCERGEIILFNKDITDTSAINRSTATVFQTISLFPHLTIKENIELAIEPNALFGKKKSTLELGRKILIDFKLNELAYRYPNQLSIGQQQRVAIARAIATNPSVLLLDEPTSALDFESIKYLKSLLLELKAKKTVPICIIVSHDLHFVLSIADEIKYIDNGRLVFEGNNQAFKNSKYFIT, from the coding sequence TTGAATGCTGTTTTAGGTAAGAATGGTAGTGGAAAATCAACTTTATTGCAAATTATAGGTGGCCATATTGATTGTGAAAGAGGAGAAATAATTCTTTTTAACAAAGATATAACTGATACTTCAGCAATTAATAGAAGTACAGCGACAGTATTTCAAACAATTTCTTTGTTTCCTCATTTAACTATTAAAGAAAATATTGAATTGGCAATTGAGCCTAATGCGTTATTTGGTAAAAAAAAATCAACACTTGAATTAGGACGAAAAATATTAATTGATTTTAAGTTGAATGAGCTTGCTTACAGATATCCTAATCAATTAAGTATTGGGCAACAACAAAGGGTTGCCATTGCTAGGGCCATTGCAACAAATCCTTCTGTACTTTTATTGGATGAGCCTACATCAGCTTTAGATTTTGAAAGTATTAAGTATTTAAAATCTTTATTACTTGAACTGAAGGCAAAAAAAACAGTGCCAATATGTATAATAGTTAGCCACGATTTACATTTTGTATTGAGCATTGCTGATGAAATCAAATATATTGATAATGGCAGACTTGTGTTTGAAGGAAATAATCAAGCATTTAAAAATTCTAAATATTTTATAACTTAA
- a CDS encoding extracellular solute-binding protein, whose product MNAISNSKKRNINMKNCWMKLLYISIVTVSMIGCNDKSRDLKFYGTGTLDIGQGWDTLYKDLGIKLIFEDNKNDVGPIISNMINGAAAFDYDVSGVQGGAEAELAKANKILPWDTTKLDNWNKTWDWVKSIPHCYVDGKLYGIPIVVNADAIIYLPEKIGLVTSYGVIFDPKNKGKVAMEDSWINSVIFTAIYLKENSIMTIENPGDLSEIELKGVMEFLITKKKEGQFKAFWSGWENGLSLIKSGEVYAMTGWEPIQIQAKKDGINCEYAVPREGYEGWTNDLLLNAGTMKNGNYENAHKFADWQMSGFYGCLMARERGYIVPNNLSLEYARTDTTFNFNEQVLKVEHVKNKFLNSKVYWQNTRPKNYKLYEEWWAKLRNTK is encoded by the coding sequence ATGAATGCAATAAGTAATTCTAAAAAAAGAAATATTAATATGAAAAATTGCTGGATGAAATTACTTTATATAAGTATTGTTACAGTCAGCATGATAGGATGCAATGACAAATCTAGGGACTTGAAATTTTATGGTACTGGGACATTAGATATAGGACAAGGTTGGGATACACTTTATAAGGATTTAGGTATTAAACTAATTTTTGAAGATAATAAAAACGATGTTGGCCCTATAATTAGCAATATGATAAATGGTGCTGCAGCTTTTGATTATGATGTCTCAGGTGTACAAGGTGGGGCTGAAGCTGAATTAGCTAAAGCAAATAAAATATTGCCATGGGATACTACTAAACTTGATAATTGGAATAAAACTTGGGATTGGGTAAAAAGCATACCTCATTGCTATGTTGATGGTAAACTTTATGGTATACCAATCGTGGTAAATGCTGATGCAATAATTTACTTACCTGAAAAAATTGGTTTAGTTACAAGTTATGGTGTAATATTTGATCCAAAAAACAAAGGCAAGGTAGCTATGGAAGATTCTTGGATTAATAGTGTAATATTTACAGCTATTTATTTGAAGGAAAATTCTATAATGACAATAGAAAACCCTGGTGATTTATCTGAAATAGAATTAAAAGGCGTGATGGAATTTTTAATAACAAAGAAAAAGGAGGGTCAATTTAAAGCATTTTGGAGCGGCTGGGAAAATGGATTGAGTTTAATAAAAAGTGGTGAAGTTTATGCTATGACAGGTTGGGAGCCGATACAAATACAAGCAAAAAAAGATGGTATAAATTGTGAGTATGCTGTACCTCGAGAAGGCTATGAGGGTTGGACTAATGATTTATTACTTAATGCTGGGACAATGAAAAATGGCAATTATGAGAATGCGCATAAATTCGCTGATTGGCAAATGAGTGGATTTTATGGATGTTTAATGGCAAGAGAAAGAGGTTATATAGTACCAAACAATTTATCACTTGAGTACGCTAGAACCGATACTACTTTTAATTTTAATGAACAAGTACTAAAAGTGGAACACGTAAAGAATAAATTTTTAAATAGCAAAGTATATTGGCAAAATACAAGGCCAAAAAACTATAAGCTTTATGAGGAATGGTGGGCTAAATTGAGAAATACTAAATAA
- a CDS encoding ABC transporter permease subunit, whose translation MKLIKIILILIIGVLTIPIFSLFVLSFNSTGGQSLRWYYVILNNQSFVTAFVNSFTTSLIVSIISSLICFLISLAYFDEKTRILVIFIILLLGLMPPDISSVTINKLAQLIGFTSSNSLFLYLGLILYCLPFGIILLWTRYYFIEKGIFVASEDLGLSKKSIIFKVIIPISKFALINVLLFTFLLSFNEYTRTYYLSGSMEYLSEFLNGKLSSGTDNSIYAGATISIVITVLVILFYGLYHNLIKRNI comes from the coding sequence TTGAAGTTGATTAAAATAATTTTAATACTAATTATTGGTGTATTAACAATACCTATATTTTCTTTATTTGTATTGTCTTTTAACTCCACAGGTGGACAAAGTTTGAGATGGTATTATGTAATATTAAACAACCAAAGCTTTGTGACAGCCTTTGTAAATTCATTTACTACATCTCTAATTGTTTCTATTATTTCATCTTTAATTTGTTTTTTAATCTCTCTAGCTTATTTTGATGAGAAGACAAGAATTTTAGTAATATTTATTATATTACTTTTGGGCTTAATGCCTCCAGACATAAGTTCTGTAACAATAAATAAGTTAGCACAATTAATTGGATTCACCAGTTCTAATTCCCTATTTCTTTATTTGGGATTAATACTTTATTGCTTACCGTTTGGTATAATATTATTATGGACTAGATATTATTTTATAGAAAAAGGCATATTTGTTGCTAGTGAAGATTTAGGTTTAAGTAAGAAATCTATCATTTTTAAAGTTATAATACCAATATCAAAATTTGCTTTAATTAATGTTTTGCTTTTCACTTTTTTACTATCTTTTAACGAATACACAAGAACATATTACTTAAGTGGTTCAATGGAATATTTAAGTGAATTTCTAAATGGAAAATTAAGTTCTGGTACAGATAATTCAATTTATGCTGGGGCAACTATATCCATTGTAATAACAGTATTAGTAATATTATTTTATGGTCTTTATCATAATTTGATTAAAAGAAATATTTAA
- a CDS encoding DUF4065 domain-containing protein has translation MKALEVSNIILTHFDYIGDLITNKKLQKLLYYVEAWSLVYHSSLIEEDFEAWVHGPVIPEVYQQFKSFGYSAIKNEYSDGQTASDKMRNLLKSSNLEKEQKDLIFAVLHKYSSLTSFQLESLSHSEQPWLEARKGLMDFDHSSVLIDKRLMKSYYSSLVNVQE, from the coding sequence ATGAAAGCTTTAGAAGTATCAAATATTATTCTTACTCACTTTGATTACATAGGTGATCTGATCACAAATAAGAAGTTACAAAAACTTCTTTATTATGTGGAAGCTTGGTCATTGGTGTATCATTCTTCTTTAATTGAAGAAGATTTTGAAGCTTGGGTTCATGGTCCAGTAATTCCTGAAGTTTACCAACAGTTTAAAAGTTTTGGATATTCAGCGATAAAAAATGAATATTCTGATGGACAAACTGCATCAGATAAAATGCGTAATCTTTTAAAATCATCAAATCTCGAAAAAGAGCAAAAAGATCTTATTTTTGCAGTACTTCATAAATACAGTTCTCTTACTTCATTTCAATTAGAATCTTTGAGCCATTCTGAACAACCGTGGTTAGAAGCTAGAAAAGGGTTAATGGACTTTGATCATAGTTCTGTTCTTATTGACAAAAGATTGATGAAGTCTTACTATTCATCTTTAGTCAATGTCCAAGAATAA